The following are encoded together in the Planctomycetia bacterium genome:
- the xerD gene encoding site-specific tyrosine recombinase XerD, producing the protein MAAPLRKKPQPEIAKPAAEHPWLASFIGYLTNECHLAENTVMAYRRDLRRFFSWLERRSVLDLTIQQLADYAAWLGRQSLAPASVARHLVSLKIFYRYLQLEGAVRDNLAELLGSTKLWQRIPQVLSPSVVNALLETPLEREPHWRRDRAMLELLYATGCRASELSSLRQRDVHLNDGFCICHGKGDKQRIVPLGRRAVEAVRNYVEKERPTSAARATSPPEWLLLSSRGQHLGRERIWELVKKFVARAGAPSDVSPHTLRHSFATHMLAGGADLRQVQELLGHASIATTQIYTHVDHERLKAIHRKFHPRA; encoded by the coding sequence TTGGCCGCACCCCTTCGCAAGAAACCTCAGCCGGAGATCGCCAAACCCGCGGCGGAGCATCCGTGGTTGGCGTCGTTCATTGGCTATTTGACCAACGAATGCCATTTGGCCGAGAACACGGTGATGGCCTACCGTCGCGATTTGCGCCGGTTCTTCTCTTGGCTGGAACGGCGATCCGTGCTGGATTTAACGATTCAGCAACTCGCCGACTACGCCGCCTGGCTCGGAAGGCAGTCGCTCGCCCCGGCCAGCGTGGCGCGACACCTGGTTTCATTGAAAATCTTCTACCGCTACCTGCAGCTCGAAGGAGCGGTGCGCGATAACCTCGCCGAATTGCTGGGCAGCACCAAGCTCTGGCAACGCATCCCGCAGGTGCTGTCGCCGTCGGTCGTGAACGCGCTGCTGGAAACGCCGCTGGAGCGAGAACCCCATTGGCGGCGCGATCGCGCGATGTTGGAACTGCTTTACGCGACGGGCTGTCGCGCCTCGGAATTGTCCTCATTGCGACAGCGCGACGTGCATCTCAACGACGGATTTTGCATCTGCCACGGCAAGGGCGACAAGCAGCGGATCGTGCCCTTGGGTCGGCGCGCCGTCGAAGCGGTGCGGAATTATGTGGAAAAGGAACGTCCAACGAGCGCAGCCCGCGCGACATCGCCGCCCGAATGGCTGTTGCTTTCGTCGCGCGGACAGCACCTGGGCCGGGAGCGCATCTGGGAACTGGTAAAAAAATTCGTCGCCCGCGCCGGCGCTCCGAGCGACGTCAGCCCGCACACGCTTCGCCATAGCTTCGCCACGCACATGCTCGCTGGCGGCGCGGATCTACGCCAGGTGCAAGAACTGCTCGGACACGCCAGCATCGCGACCACGCAAATCTATACGCACGTGGATCACGAACGCTTGAAAGCGATCCACCGGAAGTTTCATCCGCGCGCGTAG
- a CDS encoding c-type cytochrome: MRATYLFVLAACLALPRFAAAQDEASGNVIVPKDFRLELLYTVPQDEEGSWVSMCVDPKGRLIVGDQYGKLYRVTPPAIGQQGEIKLEPIDLEVGGAHGLLYAFDSLYIMVNDTDQQHGLYRARDTDGDDKYDEIKLLRALEAGGEHGAHSMVVTPDGKSLAIVVGNQSKITEFAKSRVPNNWGEDNLITRIPTGFMDGSMAPQGWIATCDPNGENWELLAVGFRNQFDLAYNHQGELFTYDADMEWDIGVPWYRPTRINHVTSGAEYGFRNGSGKWPEHYIDSLGTIVDIGPGSPTGITFGYGAKFPAKYQEALFINDWSFGKLRAVHLKPQGSSYVAESEEFISGQPLALTDVIINPHDGAMYFAVGGRRTQSALYRVTYTGGESTAPAPENNEFAAERALRQKLEAFHGHADPTAVETVWPYLASEDRAIRYAARLALEWQDPGQWIVKAFNEKNPRIAIPALVAAARVSGRDEIHRAPGAGDKNEFVRKDFIGAHLELSMQRLSTADRLDWYRALALTFTRLGYPPEGTRQVLAGRLSAQFPAESRELNSELAQLLVYLQAPEAAEKIVKAMLEAPTQEEQIDYALSLRALKVGWTPALREEYFSWFVTKAVAYRGGNTFKGSLKTIREQALANLTDAEKAALKPILDQTPKETSPQELLAARKFVRKYSLDELVPLVQSGFQGGRNYDRGRAIYGAVACAACHRFEHDGGSVGPDLTSVAGRFSAKDVLESIVDPNKTISDQYAAITIETKAGKTVTGRVANLSGDSLNIVENMLDPGNMTNVDRGDVEAMEMSKVSMMPEGLLNTLQEDEIQDLIAYLLARGNRDHAMFQKTDGK, translated from the coding sequence ATGAGAGCCACCTATCTGTTCGTCCTGGCAGCGTGTCTGGCGTTGCCGCGATTCGCCGCCGCCCAGGACGAGGCCTCCGGCAACGTCATTGTGCCCAAAGATTTTCGGCTGGAGCTGCTGTACACGGTTCCGCAGGACGAAGAAGGCTCCTGGGTGTCGATGTGCGTCGACCCCAAAGGGCGACTGATCGTCGGAGATCAATACGGCAAACTGTACCGCGTCACGCCGCCAGCGATCGGTCAACAAGGCGAGATCAAGTTGGAGCCGATCGACCTGGAAGTCGGCGGCGCGCATGGGCTGCTCTACGCCTTCGACAGCCTGTACATCATGGTCAACGACACCGACCAGCAGCACGGGCTTTATCGCGCGCGCGATACCGACGGCGACGACAAGTATGATGAAATCAAGCTCCTCCGCGCGTTGGAAGCCGGCGGCGAGCACGGCGCGCATTCGATGGTCGTCACGCCCGACGGAAAATCGCTCGCCATCGTGGTCGGCAATCAGAGCAAGATCACCGAGTTCGCCAAGTCGCGCGTGCCGAACAACTGGGGCGAAGACAATCTGATCACGCGGATCCCCACCGGGTTCATGGACGGCTCGATGGCGCCGCAAGGTTGGATCGCCACCTGCGACCCGAACGGCGAGAACTGGGAACTGCTCGCGGTCGGTTTCCGCAATCAATTCGATCTGGCCTACAATCATCAAGGCGAACTCTTCACCTACGACGCCGACATGGAATGGGACATCGGCGTCCCCTGGTATCGCCCGACACGGATCAATCACGTCACCAGCGGCGCGGAATACGGCTTTCGCAACGGGTCCGGCAAGTGGCCCGAGCATTACATCGACAGTCTCGGCACGATCGTCGACATCGGACCCGGCTCGCCCACCGGCATCACGTTCGGCTACGGCGCAAAGTTCCCCGCGAAGTATCAGGAAGCCCTGTTCATCAACGATTGGAGCTTCGGCAAACTCCGCGCGGTGCATCTCAAGCCGCAAGGCAGCAGCTACGTCGCGGAATCGGAGGAGTTCATCAGCGGCCAACCGTTGGCGCTCACCGACGTCATCATCAACCCGCACGACGGCGCGATGTATTTTGCCGTCGGCGGACGGCGGACGCAGTCGGCGCTGTACCGCGTGACTTACACCGGCGGCGAGTCCACAGCGCCCGCGCCGGAAAACAACGAATTCGCGGCGGAACGCGCACTGCGACAAAAGCTCGAAGCCTTCCACGGCCATGCCGATCCGACGGCCGTCGAAACGGTCTGGCCGTACCTGGCCAGCGAAGACCGGGCGATTCGTTACGCGGCGCGGCTTGCGCTGGAGTGGCAGGATCCAGGCCAATGGATCGTGAAGGCGTTCAATGAAAAGAATCCACGCATTGCGATTCCGGCGTTGGTGGCGGCAGCGCGCGTGAGCGGACGAGACGAAATCCATCGAGCGCCTGGCGCCGGCGATAAGAACGAGTTTGTGCGCAAGGACTTCATTGGAGCGCACCTAGAGTTGTCGATGCAACGGCTGAGTACGGCGGATCGACTCGATTGGTATCGCGCGCTCGCGCTGACCTTCACTCGACTGGGCTATCCGCCGGAAGGCACGCGTCAAGTACTGGCTGGCCGCTTGTCCGCACAGTTCCCCGCCGAAAGCCGCGAGCTGAACTCGGAGCTGGCTCAACTGCTCGTCTACTTACAAGCGCCGGAAGCGGCCGAAAAGATTGTGAAGGCCATGCTGGAAGCGCCGACGCAGGAAGAGCAGATCGACTACGCGTTGTCGCTGCGGGCGCTCAAAGTCGGTTGGACGCCGGCGCTGCGGGAAGAGTATTTCTCCTGGTTCGTCACGAAAGCGGTGGCTTATCGCGGCGGCAATACGTTCAAGGGCTCGTTGAAGACGATCCGCGAACAAGCGCTGGCGAACTTGACGGACGCAGAGAAGGCGGCGCTGAAGCCGATTCTCGATCAGACGCCAAAGGAAACTTCGCCGCAAGAATTGCTCGCAGCGCGCAAGTTCGTACGGAAATATTCGCTCGACGAACTGGTTCCACTCGTGCAGTCCGGATTTCAAGGCGGCCGGAACTACGATCGCGGCCGCGCGATCTACGGCGCCGTGGCCTGCGCCGCTTGCCACCGCTTCGAACACGACGGCGGTTCCGTCGGCCCCGATTTGACCTCCGTCGCCGGGCGTTTCAGCGCGAAGGACGTGCTGGAATCGATCGTCGATCCCAACAAGACGATCAGCGATCAATACGCGGCGATCACCATTGAAACCAAGGCCGGCAAGACCGTGACCGGCCGCGTGGCGAATCTTTCCGGCGATTCGCTCAACATTGTCGAAAATATGCTCGATCCGGGAAATATGACGAACGTGGACCGCGGCGACGTCGAAGCGATGGAAATGTCCAAAGTCTCGATGATGCCGGAAGGCCTGCTGAACACGCTCCAAGAAGACGAGATTCAGGACCTGATCGCCTACCTACTCGCCCGCGGCAACCGCGACCACGCGATGTTTCAGAAAACCGACGGAAAGTGA
- a CDS encoding ATP-dependent Clp protease adaptor ClpS produces MAILDFDHAAVTHQAGEMHAMSEESTAAVVEEEPAVALPEPEKKTKPKRQPRYNVILWNDEEHTHEYVILLLADLFAHPVETGYKLACEVDKTGRAIVFTTTMEHAELKRDQVHAYGKDRLVANCTGAMRSTIEPAPGDGD; encoded by the coding sequence ATGGCTATACTGGATTTCGACCATGCGGCGGTGACGCACCAGGCTGGGGAGATGCACGCTATGTCCGAGGAATCGACCGCGGCCGTTGTCGAGGAAGAACCAGCGGTGGCCTTGCCGGAGCCCGAGAAGAAGACGAAGCCCAAGCGGCAGCCCCGTTACAACGTGATCCTCTGGAACGACGAGGAACACACGCACGAATACGTGATTCTGCTGCTGGCCGATCTGTTCGCGCACCCCGTGGAGACCGGTTACAAGCTCGCCTGCGAAGTGGACAAAACCGGCCGGGCGATTGTGTTCACCACTACCATGGAACACGCGGAGTTAAAGCGCGATCAGGTTCACGCCTACGGGAAAGACCGGCTGGTTGCGAACTGCACCGGGGCGATGCGCTCCACGATTGAGCCGGCCCCCGGCGACGGCGACTAG
- a CDS encoding tetratricopeptide repeat protein has translation MTLANRLRTQQRLRQAEGYLELGMPQHALDVLDDVNDAGPSCGRLSLLQGYALRALGRYVEAIYPLVAASETNPNDIHVWLALGWCYKRIQRLDLAIESLEHALEAAPDQALIHYNLSCYWSLARNKERTLEYLARALELDADYRDLIPQESDFDALRDDPDFRSLITLEV, from the coding sequence ATGACGCTTGCCAATCGCTTACGCACGCAACAGCGACTCCGCCAGGCCGAGGGCTACCTCGAACTGGGCATGCCGCAACATGCGCTCGACGTCCTGGACGACGTCAACGACGCCGGTCCGTCATGCGGACGGCTGTCGCTCCTGCAAGGCTACGCGTTGCGGGCGTTAGGACGTTACGTCGAGGCAATCTATCCGTTGGTCGCAGCGTCCGAGACGAATCCCAACGACATTCATGTCTGGCTCGCGTTGGGCTGGTGCTACAAGCGGATCCAGCGTCTCGATTTGGCCATCGAGTCGTTGGAACATGCGCTGGAAGCCGCGCCGGACCAAGCGCTGATTCACTACAATCTGTCGTGTTACTGGAGCCTGGCCCGCAACAAGGAACGGACGCTGGAATACCTGGCCCGGGCCTTGGAACTGGACGCCGATTATCGCGACCTGATTCCCCAAGAATCGGACTTCGACGCCTTGCGCGACGATCCGGACTTCCGCTCGCTGATCACGCTGGAAGTATAG
- a CDS encoding dipeptidase — MSDVDQYLQQHGPRFEEELCDLLRIPSVSADSSHKADVRRAGEWVAGQFRGLGFKTEICETPGHPIVYAESLGVPGAPTVLVYGHYDVQPPDPLNEWKTPPFEPTRRDGNLYARGATDDKGQMFTHIKNAEAWIKTAGKLPINVKYLIEGEEEVGSEHLEHFIATNKDRLKSDVVVISDTSQFAAGVPAITYGLRGIAYFELKLTGPKQDLHSGSFGGAVTNPAIALSKMLAALIDADGRIQVPGFYDDVTPLTDEERKQFAALPFDEAGFKKQIGVDAVTGEQGFTTQERKSARPTFDINGLTSGYQGEGAKTVLPARASAKFSFRLVPKQDPKKIQAALEAQLKKLCPPGIRLELVSHHGAPGVVVPLDSPYVAAAARAIEHGFGRAPVYMREGGSIPVVSTFRQQLGVDTLLLGWGLDDDNTHSPNEKFCLADFHRGIRTSAHLWKELAAVKA, encoded by the coding sequence ATGAGCGACGTCGATCAATACTTGCAGCAACACGGCCCCCGCTTCGAGGAGGAGCTGTGCGACCTGCTGCGCATCCCCAGTGTAAGTGCCGACAGCAGCCATAAGGCCGACGTGCGCCGGGCCGGGGAATGGGTCGCCGGGCAGTTTCGCGGCCTGGGGTTCAAGACCGAAATCTGCGAGACGCCGGGGCACCCGATCGTGTATGCCGAGAGCCTTGGCGTGCCGGGCGCACCGACCGTGCTGGTTTACGGGCACTACGACGTCCAGCCGCCGGACCCGTTGAACGAGTGGAAGACCCCGCCGTTCGAGCCGACGCGGCGCGACGGCAACCTCTACGCCCGCGGCGCGACCGACGATAAAGGGCAGATGTTTACGCACATCAAAAATGCCGAAGCCTGGATCAAAACGGCTGGCAAGTTGCCGATCAACGTGAAGTATTTGATCGAGGGCGAAGAGGAGGTCGGCAGCGAACATCTGGAACACTTCATCGCCACGAACAAAGACCGCCTGAAAAGCGACGTCGTCGTCATTAGCGACACCAGCCAATTCGCGGCGGGCGTCCCGGCCATCACCTACGGCCTGCGCGGCATCGCGTACTTCGAATTGAAACTCACCGGCCCGAAACAAGACCTGCACTCCGGCTCCTTCGGCGGCGCGGTGACCAATCCGGCGATCGCGCTCTCGAAAATGCTCGCCGCGCTCATCGATGCCGACGGCCGCATTCAAGTGCCGGGTTTCTACGACGACGTGACGCCGCTCACCGACGAGGAGCGCAAACAATTCGCCGCGTTGCCGTTCGATGAGGCCGGCTTCAAGAAACAGATCGGCGTCGACGCCGTCACCGGCGAGCAAGGCTTCACGACGCAAGAGCGCAAAAGCGCTCGCCCCACGTTCGATATCAACGGGCTGACCAGCGGTTATCAAGGCGAAGGCGCCAAGACGGTTCTGCCAGCCCGCGCGAGCGCGAAGTTCAGCTTCCGCCTGGTGCCGAAGCAAGACCCGAAGAAAATCCAAGCCGCGTTGGAAGCACAACTGAAAAAGCTCTGCCCGCCAGGCATTCGCCTCGAACTGGTCAGCCACCACGGTGCGCCAGGCGTGGTGGTGCCGCTCGACAGTCCGTATGTCGCGGCCGCCGCCCGCGCGATCGAACATGGCTTCGGCCGCGCGCCGGTCTACATGCGCGAGGGGGGGTCGATCCCGGTCGTCTCCACATTCCGGCAACAACTCGGCGTCGACACGCTGCTCCTCGGCTGGGGCCTCGACGACGACAACACCCACAGCCCCAACGAAAAATTCTGCCTCGCGGATTTCCATCGTGGCATCCGCACGAGTGCTCACCTGTGGAAGGAACTGGCGGCGGTGAAGGCTTAG
- the mtaB gene encoding tRNA (N(6)-L-threonylcarbamoyladenosine(37)-C(2))-methylthiotransferase MtaB: MPATLRTVTLGCKVNQYETELVREGLARAGFHDAAEGEPADLCVVNTCTVTAEGDAKSRQTIRQLAKRNPGARIIVMGCYATRAPEEVAALPGVSEVIPDKRELPDLFARFGVVDLPTGISDFSGRQRAHVKVQDGCLLNCSFCIIPTVRPHFASRPPEHIEDECRRLVDAGFHELILTGIHLGHYGVEWNRDRPKSAWTRLSHLLERLVRLPGDFRMRLSSIEATEVTRELIGVMQVHSERICPHLHISMQSGSDDVLRRMRRRWGAQRFTDRCLMVREALDHPALTTDVIVGFPGETDADFAATCRVVETVGFSKLHIFPFSARRGTDAATMPNQIPEQVKAARVNELANLEADLRRRYFHQLIGRQLRVLVESPVKERPGRMVGTSCRYAPVELPGTVAMRRQFADVIAGEVREDRILAAE; the protein is encoded by the coding sequence ATGCCTGCCACACTTCGTACGGTGACGCTGGGTTGCAAGGTCAACCAGTACGAGACGGAGTTGGTCCGCGAAGGGCTGGCCCGGGCAGGGTTTCATGACGCCGCCGAGGGCGAACCGGCCGATCTCTGTGTGGTGAACACCTGCACGGTCACGGCCGAAGGGGACGCCAAAAGCCGGCAGACGATTCGGCAACTCGCCAAGCGCAACCCTGGCGCGCGAATCATCGTGATGGGCTGTTACGCCACGCGCGCGCCGGAGGAAGTCGCGGCACTGCCGGGTGTGAGCGAGGTCATTCCCGACAAACGTGAATTGCCGGACCTGTTCGCGCGATTCGGCGTCGTCGATCTGCCGACGGGCATCTCCGATTTCTCCGGTCGCCAGCGCGCGCATGTGAAGGTGCAAGACGGTTGCCTACTAAACTGCAGTTTCTGCATCATCCCCACGGTGCGACCGCATTTCGCCAGCCGCCCGCCGGAGCATATCGAGGACGAATGCCGACGATTGGTCGACGCCGGTTTTCACGAATTGATTCTCACCGGCATTCATCTCGGCCACTACGGCGTGGAATGGAACCGGGACCGGCCGAAATCCGCCTGGACGCGGCTCTCGCACCTGTTGGAACGGTTGGTGCGATTGCCCGGCGATTTCCGGATGCGGCTTTCCAGCATCGAAGCGACCGAGGTCACGCGTGAGTTGATCGGCGTCATGCAAGTGCATTCAGAGCGCATCTGCCCGCACTTGCATATCTCCATGCAAAGCGGCTCCGATGACGTACTGCGACGCATGCGTCGCCGTTGGGGCGCGCAGCGATTTACCGATCGCTGCTTGATGGTGCGCGAAGCGCTCGATCACCCCGCGCTGACGACTGACGTGATCGTCGGCTTCCCCGGTGAGACGGACGCCGATTTCGCCGCCACGTGCCGCGTCGTTGAAACGGTCGGCTTCTCGAAGCTGCACATCTTCCCGTTCAGCGCCAGGCGTGGTACGGACGCGGCCACGATGCCGAATCAGATTCCGGAACAGGTGAAAGCCGCCCGAGTGAACGAGCTCGCCAATCTCGAAGCCGACTTGCGCCGGCGCTATTTCCACCAACTCATCGGCCGGCAACTGCGCGTGCTAGTGGAATCGCCGGTAAAAGAACGACCGGGGCGAATGGTCGGCACATCGTGCCGGTATGCGCCGGTCGAGTTGCCTGGAACGGTGGCGATGCGACGGCAGTTTGCCGATGTCATCGCCGGTGAGGTGCGCGAGGATCGCATCCTCGCGGCGGAATAG
- a CDS encoding ATP-dependent Clp protease ATP-binding subunit, which produces MYERFTDRARKVMQLANQEAQRFNHEYIGTEHVLLGLIKEGSGVAANVLKNLDVDLRKIRLEVEKLVQSGPDMVTMGKLPQTPRAKKVIEYAMEEARNLNHNYVGTEHILLGLLREHEGVAAQVLMNLGLKLEEVREEVLNLLGHGIEGSEGGERQPSGGGGGGAAGATGGGETTTRSGKSKTPALDSFGRDLTELARQGKLDPVIGREKEIERAIQVLCRRTKNNPVLLGEAGVGKTAIVEGFAQRVIDGNVPELLADRRIVVLDLAMMVAGTKYRGQFEERIKAVMNEVRRAKNTILFIDELHTLVGAGGAEGAIDASNVLKPALARGEIQCIGATTLDEYRKYIEKDSALARRFQEVMVEPSSKPETVEILKGLRDRYETHHRVQITDDALEAAVELSSRYVTGRCLPDKAIDVIDEAGARVRLKAMTRPPDLKELDEEVERLNKEKEEAVANQDFEKAAQLRDSADKLKKKKQNLTKDWREKSRETDGVVDEEVIAEVVSKMTGIPLTRMSTEDSKRLMEMEHDLHKRVISQDEAIKSISKAVRRSRSGLKDPKRPTGCFIFAGPTGVGKTLLAKALAEFMFGDSDALIQIDMSEYMEKHNVSRLIGAPPGYVGFEEGGQLTEKIRRRPYAVVLLDEIEKAHPDVYNMLLQIMEEGRLTDSFGRNVDFRNTIIIMTTNAGAGAIKNEAQFGFGSPDKDGNYDSMKSRVKDEIEKVFRPEFLGRVDDLIVFRHLSNEDLKQVVDLELSKVRDRLAERGLKLVLTDQAREFIVKKGSDLDFGARPLRRAIENFIEDPLSEELLKGEFKGKDMIRVEIKEVAGKKQLFFEGLNSQEGEPVGAGATGASDAS; this is translated from the coding sequence ATGTACGAACGCTTTACTGACCGCGCCCGCAAAGTGATGCAGCTTGCCAATCAGGAGGCTCAGCGGTTCAACCACGAATACATCGGCACCGAGCACGTGCTGCTGGGACTCATCAAGGAGGGGAGCGGCGTTGCCGCGAATGTGCTCAAGAATCTGGACGTCGATCTGCGCAAGATCCGTCTGGAAGTCGAGAAGCTCGTCCAGAGCGGACCCGACATGGTCACCATGGGCAAGCTGCCGCAAACGCCGCGCGCCAAGAAGGTGATTGAGTACGCCATGGAAGAGGCGCGCAATCTGAATCACAACTACGTGGGTACCGAGCATATACTGCTCGGCCTGCTGCGCGAGCATGAGGGGGTCGCCGCCCAGGTGTTGATGAACCTTGGGCTGAAACTCGAAGAAGTCCGCGAGGAAGTCTTGAACCTACTCGGCCACGGCATCGAGGGAAGCGAAGGGGGCGAGCGTCAACCGAGCGGCGGAGGCGGAGGCGGTGCTGCCGGCGCCACCGGCGGTGGCGAGACCACGACCCGCTCCGGCAAATCGAAAACCCCAGCGCTCGATAGCTTCGGCCGCGATCTCACCGAGTTGGCCCGACAAGGCAAGCTCGATCCGGTGATCGGCCGCGAAAAGGAAATCGAACGCGCCATTCAAGTCCTCTGTCGCCGCACCAAGAACAACCCGGTGCTGCTGGGCGAAGCGGGCGTCGGCAAGACGGCCATCGTCGAAGGCTTCGCGCAACGCGTGATCGACGGAAATGTCCCGGAATTGCTCGCCGATCGCCGCATCGTGGTCTTGGACCTGGCGATGATGGTTGCCGGCACTAAATACCGCGGTCAGTTCGAAGAGCGGATCAAGGCGGTGATGAACGAAGTTCGCCGCGCGAAGAACACGATCTTGTTCATCGACGAATTGCACACCCTGGTCGGCGCCGGCGGCGCGGAAGGGGCGATCGACGCCTCGAACGTGCTCAAGCCCGCGTTGGCTCGCGGCGAAATCCAATGCATCGGCGCGACGACGCTGGACGAGTACCGCAAGTACATCGAAAAGGACAGCGCGCTGGCTCGCCGCTTCCAGGAAGTCATGGTCGAGCCGTCCAGCAAGCCGGAAACGGTGGAGATCCTCAAGGGGCTCCGCGATCGTTACGAAACGCATCACCGCGTGCAGATCACCGACGACGCCCTCGAAGCGGCCGTCGAGTTGTCGAGCCGTTATGTGACCGGACGCTGCCTCCCGGATAAGGCAATCGACGTGATCGACGAAGCCGGCGCACGCGTACGGCTCAAGGCGATGACTCGTCCGCCCGATTTGAAGGAACTCGACGAGGAAGTCGAGCGCCTCAACAAGGAAAAGGAAGAGGCGGTCGCCAACCAGGACTTCGAAAAGGCCGCGCAACTGCGCGACTCGGCCGATAAGCTCAAGAAGAAGAAGCAAAACCTCACCAAGGACTGGCGCGAGAAATCGCGCGAGACCGACGGCGTCGTCGACGAAGAGGTCATCGCCGAGGTGGTCTCCAAGATGACGGGCATTCCGCTCACGCGGATGAGCACCGAGGACTCCAAGCGCCTGATGGAGATGGAGCACGACCTGCACAAGCGGGTCATCAGCCAGGACGAGGCGATCAAGTCGATCTCGAAGGCCGTGCGGCGCAGCCGGAGCGGTTTGAAAGATCCGAAGCGCCCGACCGGTTGCTTCATCTTCGCCGGCCCCACGGGTGTCGGGAAGACGTTGCTGGCGAAGGCGCTCGCCGAGTTCATGTTCGGCGATTCCGACGCGCTGATCCAGATCGACATGTCCGAGTACATGGAGAAGCACAACGTCAGCCGACTGATCGGCGCCCCGCCGGGCTACGTCGGCTTCGAGGAAGGCGGCCAGTTGACGGAAAAGATCCGTCGCCGTCCGTACGCCGTGGTGCTGTTGGACGAAATCGAGAAGGCGCACCCGGACGTCTACAATATGTTGTTGCAGATCATGGAAGAAGGCCGCCTGACCGACAGCTTCGGTCGGAACGTCGACTTCCGCAACACGATCATCATCATGACGACGAACGCCGGCGCCGGCGCGATCAAGAACGAAGCCCAGTTCGGCTTCGGCTCGCCGGACAAGGACGGCAACTACGACAGCATGAAGAGCCGCGTGAAGGACGAGATCGAAAAGGTCTTCCGGCCCGAGTTCCTCGGCCGCGTCGACGATTTGATCGTCTTCCGTCACCTCTCGAATGAGGACTTGAAGCAAGTGGTCGACTTGGAACTGAGCAAGGTGCGCGACCGGCTCGCCGAGCGCGGCCTCAAGCTCGTACTCACGGACCAGGCCAGAGAGTTCATCGTCAAGAAGGGTTCCGACCTGGACTTTGGCGCACGTCCGCTACGCCGGGCGATCGAGAACTTCATCGAAGACCCGCTCTCCGAGGAGCTCCTCAAGGGCGAGTTCAAAGGCAAGGACATGATCCGCGTCGAAATCAAGGAAGTGGCCGGCAAGAAGCAACTGTTCTTCGAGGGACTCAACTCCCAAGAAGGCGAGCCAGTTGGCGCCGGAGCGACCGGAGCGTCGGACGCGAGCTAA
- a CDS encoding HDOD domain-containing protein produces the protein MTQANGVTKVDLDKVLATAQLPALPQSAISLLELSQNPKNGPDEFAVPIEADPGLTGQVLKFVNSSYFGFAREISNVKHAITMVGIRTIKNFALWSAVFSLMPNPKCGPFDLKSLWQDSLRRGLFARNMAKLLGLKDAEEPFAAALLQDMAVPLLAKEFSSVYEKLLVKRDGGRIRLSDFEMQVFGWTHADAAAKMAQQWNLPADFVQLVACHTHLSELLQEQPRDAARVSVALSSMLPAGADANWYECAEFDDYYRSLAPNGPSTLEMLGQVDNDFAEFAPVLKLAKPAKSLVECFQEMAAPVA, from the coding sequence ATGACCCAGGCAAACGGCGTCACGAAGGTCGACCTAGACAAGGTCCTGGCCACGGCTCAACTCCCCGCTCTGCCGCAGAGCGCGATCAGCCTGCTGGAGCTTTCACAGAACCCCAAGAACGGCCCCGACGAATTCGCGGTTCCCATCGAGGCCGACCCCGGTCTGACCGGCCAGGTGCTGAAGTTCGTGAATTCGTCCTACTTCGGGTTCGCCCGCGAAATCTCGAACGTCAAGCACGCCATCACGATGGTGGGCATCCGCACGATCAAAAACTTCGCGCTTTGGAGCGCGGTGTTCAGCCTGATGCCGAACCCCAAGTGCGGGCCGTTCGATCTGAAATCGCTGTGGCAAGATTCGTTGCGTCGCGGCTTATTCGCACGCAACATGGCGAAGCTGCTGGGATTGAAGGACGCGGAAGAACCGTTTGCCGCGGCGTTGCTGCAAGACATGGCAGTGCCGCTGCTGGCGAAGGAGTTTTCCAGCGTTTACGAAAAACTGCTCGTCAAGCGCGACGGCGGCCGTATCCGTCTTTCGGATTTCGAGATGCAGGTCTTCGGTTGGACGCATGCCGACGCCGCGGCGAAGATGGCCCAGCAATGGAATCTGCCGGCCGACTTCGTACAACTCGTGGCCTGCCACACGCACCTGAGCGAATTGCTGCAGGAACAACCGCGCGACGCCGCTCGCGTCTCCGTGGCCTTGTCCTCGATGTTGCCGGCCGGCGCCGACGCCAATTGGTACGAGTGCGCCGAGTTTGACGACTACTATCGCAGCCTCGCGCCGAACGGTCCGTCGACGTTGGAAATGTTGGGACAGGTCGACAACGATTTCGCCGAATTCGCTCCCGTGTTGAAGCTGGCGAAGCCGGCCAAGTCGCTCGTCGAGTGCTTCCAGGAAATGGCCGCGCCGGTCGCCTGA